A genomic stretch from Ureibacillus composti includes:
- a CDS encoding sensor histidine kinase has protein sequence MKKYFKINLLTQMTLLIIVVILTTAILVGVLFSFMLDDLVEKYMGEQALIVAELAAQNEEIIQAFDDENPSVVIQRISEQIQRTTNADYVTIANRQSIRYSHPNPENIGKPTATSNKPVFEQGKPIIYRGNGISGPAIKAKVPIFNKRGEIIGVSSVGFLNNNIEKEIENYRNKLFQLAIIPLFIGLIGALLIARRLKKLTFGLEPEEISFMFKEKEATLESIPDATITVNRDKKITSMNKRARELFNNESLMIDSVITDLRLNYYIDEVINSNQSQTNKKLLISKNLYVLDTSPISGFERVKGVVLTIRPLSEIKQLTNEFSKISEFTEDMRAQNHEFLNKLNTIYGLLKLKEYDRALKIVSNEVSERQDIISFLITSVKDPLIAACLLGKVNRAKELHVQLTIDQDSRLDSVFDEAKSNHFVPLIGNVIENAVEAARIHSGKNAQVKVSFTDLGKDIIFDIEDNGQGIPVELEDLIFQTGFTSKKGDNHGLGLAIVKNALEVLNGQIYIDTSELGGARFTIVIPQESWAQIDEGRSKDDE, from the coding sequence TTGAAGAAGTATTTCAAGATTAATTTATTAACACAAATGACTTTACTAATTATTGTAGTGATTCTTACTACTGCCATATTGGTGGGTGTACTTTTTTCTTTCATGTTAGATGACCTTGTAGAAAAGTACATGGGAGAGCAAGCCTTGATCGTTGCGGAGCTCGCTGCACAAAATGAGGAAATTATTCAAGCTTTTGATGATGAAAATCCTTCTGTAGTCATTCAAAGAATTTCGGAGCAGATTCAACGTACGACAAATGCTGATTATGTTACAATTGCAAATCGACAAAGCATTCGATACTCCCACCCGAATCCTGAAAATATTGGAAAACCAACTGCTACAAGTAATAAACCCGTATTTGAACAGGGGAAACCTATTATATATAGAGGGAATGGAATATCAGGTCCTGCGATTAAAGCAAAGGTACCGATTTTTAATAAGCGAGGGGAAATTATAGGTGTTTCCTCGGTAGGTTTCTTGAATAATAATATCGAAAAGGAAATAGAAAATTATCGGAATAAACTATTTCAACTAGCTATTATTCCATTGTTCATAGGACTAATTGGCGCTCTTTTAATTGCCAGACGGCTAAAAAAATTGACATTCGGTTTAGAGCCTGAGGAAATTTCCTTTATGTTTAAAGAAAAAGAGGCAACGCTTGAATCGATTCCTGATGCGACGATTACTGTGAATAGAGATAAAAAAATTACGTCAATGAATAAACGGGCTAGGGAATTATTTAACAATGAGTCGTTAATGATTGATTCTGTCATTACAGATCTGAGATTGAACTATTATATCGATGAAGTCATTAATTCCAATCAGTCTCAAACAAATAAAAAACTACTAATTAGTAAAAACCTTTACGTACTAGATACCTCACCTATATCTGGTTTCGAACGAGTCAAAGGTGTTGTTTTGACAATTCGCCCACTGTCAGAAATTAAGCAGCTGACAAATGAATTCTCCAAAATTAGTGAATTTACAGAGGATATGCGTGCACAAAATCATGAATTTTTAAACAAGTTAAATACAATTTATGGTTTATTAAAACTCAAGGAATATGATCGTGCATTAAAAATTGTTTCTAATGAAGTAAGTGAACGACAAGATATTATTTCATTTTTAATCACGTCAGTGAAAGATCCTTTAATTGCTGCCTGTTTATTAGGAAAAGTGAATCGTGCAAAAGAGTTACATGTACAGCTTACGATTGACCAAGATAGTCGATTAGATTCTGTATTCGACGAAGCAAAATCGAACCATTTTGTACCACTGATTGGAAATGTAATCGAAAATGCAGTAGAAGCTGCGAGAATACATAGCGGGAAAAACGCCCAAGTTAAGGTATCTTTTACGGATTTAGGGAAGGACATTATTTTTGATATTGAAGATAATGGTCAGGGGATTCCTGTTGAATTAGAGGACCTTATTTTTCAAACAGGTTTTACATCAAAAAAAGGTGATAATCACGGATTAGGTTTAGCCATTGTAAAAAATGCACTGGAAGTCTTAAATGGTCAAATTTATATAGATACAAGTGAGCTTGGGGGAGCAAGATTTACGATTGTTATTCCGCAAGAAAGTTGGGCTCAGATAGATGAAGGGAGGAGTAAGGATGACGAATGA
- a CDS encoding helix-turn-helix domain-containing protein has protein sequence MSSISDIQLLIQNIEYSSPTIYSGLEILLVLNGQLAIEIDQSLHQLSEDHLFVINRNQPYEIRGITKNTVLKISIPDSFLSHFYPEYRFYKFNLFSPEISRGKESTITELRKLLAEISIIHFRKEEGYKLEMSERISKILLILIRRFKDNETTEVDINVEDSRLKEIISFIEQHYDEPLTLEDVANRFYLSFSYFSRYFKKQLGIGFTRYIMNVRLKHSLQDLIYTKDSITYIALKNGFPNAKSFTNLFKEVYGETPFSYREKNAKEQVNLVEDYLLDDKDTFLSSPDILIKLRLLMEKGEDTKTISDVETNFESITIDIQSPKKQKLNHPDNVLMIGELRELQKESIRNQILLAKDQLQIKYIGIHKLLSGRSIAPEVETDELIPTTSPYYNSDEAIEFLKSNHLSLYVQVRYNQIAQEEEAYLEKLHRFIKHCVILFGYDYVESWCIMVTDVLDNTSNNKELETFYLKIYKMLKSNIPNLRIGLFLPFSFKSSTINSQYHWVLHQSDHIDFIAFQANTHEVVDYNELGDTNFDLAKDFIIEKTEKLKRFLKHYYIEKPLHLISWNTISGNTRYTNGTFFRGALVFNNAFSISDQVEMLGFWINTETHEKSLDINSIPLEGMEMFHYFNGKRPTFFAISFFNRLRGNIIASGPLFIMTENELGYQLVLMNTTITNPFLSIEETFLQKLTKEIRLTIKGIPSGEYQIKKFTFDKDHGALYKMWWEYNSQHGIDKEIIDYITRLSYPSLEIFDEIIDGEWSFYSYLSVNAIHFFEIRKAFF, from the coding sequence ATGTCGTCAATAAGTGATATTCAACTACTCATACAAAATATAGAATACTCATCCCCTACCATATACTCTGGCCTTGAAATACTCCTTGTTTTGAATGGTCAACTAGCTATAGAGATAGATCAATCTTTACATCAGTTAAGTGAAGATCACTTATTTGTAATCAACCGCAACCAGCCTTATGAAATTCGCGGTATTACGAAAAATACTGTGTTGAAAATAAGTATCCCCGATTCTTTTCTTTCCCACTTTTATCCCGAATATCGTTTTTATAAATTCAATTTATTTTCACCTGAAATAAGCCGTGGCAAAGAAAGTACAATTACAGAGTTACGAAAGCTTCTTGCCGAAATATCAATTATCCATTTTCGTAAAGAAGAAGGTTATAAACTAGAGATGAGTGAAAGAATCTCCAAAATTTTACTTATCCTAATTAGACGATTTAAAGATAATGAAACAACTGAAGTTGATATAAATGTGGAGGATAGTCGATTAAAGGAAATTATTTCATTCATCGAACAACATTATGATGAACCACTGACGTTAGAAGATGTAGCAAATAGGTTCTACTTATCTTTTAGTTACTTTTCACGTTATTTTAAAAAGCAATTAGGAATTGGCTTTACCCGATATATCATGAATGTCCGATTAAAACACAGTTTACAAGATTTAATATATACGAAAGACTCCATTACCTATATCGCATTAAAAAATGGGTTCCCTAATGCAAAATCATTTACAAACTTATTTAAAGAGGTTTATGGAGAAACCCCTTTTTCATATCGCGAAAAAAATGCAAAAGAACAAGTGAATTTAGTCGAAGATTATCTTTTAGACGATAAGGATACATTTCTTAGTTCACCTGATATTTTAATAAAGCTAAGACTTTTAATGGAAAAAGGGGAAGATACAAAAACAATTAGTGATGTAGAAACAAATTTTGAATCCATCACCATTGATATTCAATCTCCAAAAAAGCAGAAGTTAAATCACCCCGATAATGTATTAATGATTGGTGAGCTAAGAGAACTACAAAAAGAAAGTATAAGAAATCAAATTTTATTAGCTAAAGACCAGTTACAAATCAAATATATTGGGATACATAAACTATTGTCTGGGAGATCGATTGCTCCTGAAGTAGAAACAGATGAATTAATTCCCACTACTTCTCCTTACTATAATTCAGATGAGGCTATCGAATTTTTAAAGTCTAATCATTTATCTTTATATGTACAAGTTCGATATAATCAGATTGCTCAAGAAGAAGAGGCATATTTAGAAAAACTCCACAGGTTCATTAAGCATTGCGTCATATTGTTTGGATATGATTATGTTGAATCTTGGTGCATTATGGTCACTGATGTTTTAGACAATACCTCTAATAACAAGGAGCTAGAAACGTTTTATCTTAAAATATACAAAATGCTAAAATCGAATATTCCAAACCTTCGAATAGGACTTTTTTTACCCTTCTCTTTTAAAAGCTCTACAATCAATAGTCAATATCATTGGGTATTACATCAAAGTGATCATATTGACTTTATTGCATTTCAAGCTAATACACATGAAGTAGTTGATTATAACGAACTTGGTGACACAAACTTTGATTTAGCAAAGGATTTCATTATAGAAAAGACCGAGAAATTAAAGCGATTTTTAAAACATTATTATATAGAGAAACCACTTCATTTAATTTCTTGGAATACTATTTCGGGGAATACTCGTTATACTAACGGTACCTTCTTTCGTGGGGCTTTAGTTTTTAACAATGCATTTAGTATTTCAGATCAAGTTGAAATGCTTGGGTTTTGGATTAACACAGAAACACATGAAAAGAGTTTAGATATTAACAGCATCCCACTAGAAGGAATGGAAATGTTCCATTATTTTAACGGCAAACGTCCAACATTTTTTGCTATATCATTTTTCAACAGATTACGCGGAAATATTATCGCTAGTGGGCCGTTATTCATCATGACAGAAAACGAATTAGGATATCAGCTAGTCCTCATGAATACAACCATTACCAACCCATTTTTATCAATTGAAGAAACATTTCTTCAGAAGTTAACGAAAGAAATACGGCTTACAATCAAAGGGATCCCTAGCGGAGAGTATCAAATTAAGAAATTTACGTTTGATAAGGATCACGGTGCATTATATAAGATGTGGTGGGAATATAACAGTCAGCACGGAATTGACAAAGAAATAATCGACTATATTACACGTTTAAGTTACCCTTCCCTGGAAATCTTTGATGAAATAATTGACGGAGAATGGTCGTTCTACTCATATTTGTCTGTCAATGCTATTCACTTTTTTGAAATACGAAAAGCATTTTTCTAA
- a CDS encoding MFS transporter, with translation MDNTYRGTNKLITGIVFGVITFWLFAQSLVNIVPAVQADLGISLGTLNIAISLSALFSGLFIVAMGGLADKVGRKKITNIGFILSIVGSLCIVIANGATLLIIGRILQGLSAACIMPATIALVKTYYEGADRQRALSYWSIGSWGGSGVCSFAGGLIATYLGWRWIFIFSIIIAILGLFLIKEAPESKAETSGKFKFDFAGLMIFIVVMLALNVLISFGSDLGWTSLTSAILAAVVIVGAIVFIKVEKSKDVVLIDFSLFKNKPYAGATFSNFLLNAIAGTMVVANTYVQMGRGFSSFQAGMLSLGYLVAVLAMIRVGEKILQKVGAKKPMLWGTIITTIGVAIMGFTFLPDLPYTIAVFIGYALFGLGLGIYATPSTDTSVSNAPSNKVGEAAGIYKMASSLGSSFGVAISATVYSVMSANNVNVGATWGIITNVIFGVLALLSIFFMVPKNAGQENTTTIKKRKTPALQR, from the coding sequence GTGGATAATACTTACAGAGGTACAAATAAATTAATTACAGGGATCGTATTTGGTGTTATTACATTCTGGTTATTTGCGCAATCATTAGTAAATATTGTCCCTGCTGTACAAGCAGATTTAGGTATTTCCCTTGGGACATTAAACATTGCGATAAGTTTATCAGCATTATTCTCAGGTCTATTTATCGTGGCAATGGGAGGTTTAGCTGATAAGGTAGGTCGTAAAAAGATTACCAACATTGGATTTATTTTAAGTATCGTTGGATCTTTATGTATAGTCATAGCAAATGGAGCAACTCTTCTAATTATAGGCCGAATATTACAGGGTTTATCTGCAGCGTGTATTATGCCTGCAACCATTGCTTTAGTAAAAACTTATTATGAAGGTGCAGATCGTCAACGTGCATTAAGTTACTGGTCTATTGGTTCTTGGGGTGGTTCTGGTGTATGTTCATTTGCTGGTGGTTTAATTGCAACATACTTAGGTTGGAGATGGATTTTCATTTTCTCCATTATTATTGCCATTCTAGGTTTATTTTTAATTAAAGAAGCTCCTGAAAGTAAAGCCGAAACCTCAGGAAAATTCAAATTTGATTTTGCTGGGTTAATGATCTTTATCGTGGTGATGCTTGCTTTAAACGTTTTAATTAGTTTTGGATCAGATTTAGGTTGGACAAGTCTTACATCTGCTATTTTAGCTGCAGTGGTAATCGTTGGGGCTATCGTCTTCATTAAAGTGGAGAAAAGTAAAGATGTTGTACTCATCGATTTCTCTTTATTTAAAAATAAACCATATGCTGGTGCAACATTCTCGAACTTCTTACTAAATGCCATTGCAGGTACGATGGTTGTTGCCAATACGTATGTACAAATGGGGAGAGGCTTTAGCTCCTTCCAAGCAGGTATGTTATCGCTTGGTTATTTAGTGGCTGTTTTAGCGATGATTCGTGTCGGAGAGAAAATCTTACAAAAAGTTGGAGCCAAAAAACCAATGCTTTGGGGGACAATTATTACGACAATTGGTGTAGCTATAATGGGCTTTACATTTCTACCAGATTTACCATATACAATTGCTGTATTTATCGGTTACGCATTATTTGGTCTTGGTTTAGGGATTTATGCAACTCCATCTACGGATACTTCGGTTTCGAATGCACCATCTAATAAAGTTGGAGAAGCAGCTGGTATTTATAAAATGGCAAGTTCACTAGGAAGTTCGTTTGGTGTTGCAATTTCTGCTACTGTTTATAGCGTCATGTCCGCAAATAATGTTAACGTCGGTGCAACTTGGGGTATTATTACAAACGTGATTTTTGGAGTATTAGCACTTCTTTCAATTTTCTTCATGGTTCCTAAAAATGCAGGTCAAGAAAATACAACTACAATAAAAAAACGCAAGACGCCTGCTTTACAAAGATAA
- a CDS encoding nucleoside transporter C-terminal domain-containing protein, with the protein MQYVISILGILVVLFLAWLVSSNRKKVKFKPIIIMIVIQILLSLLLLNTEFGLIIIKGIAAIFNKLLEYANEGVTFVFGGIANEGEAPFFLTVLLPIVFISVLIGILQYLKILPFIMRGIGFLLSKVNGMGKLESYNAFASLMVGQSEVFITLKKQLAMLSKQRLYTLCASAMSTVSMSIVGAYMTMLEPKYVVTALVLNLFGGFIIASIINPYEVKPNEDILEIQATEKQSFFEMIGEYILDGFKVAIIVGAMLIGFIALVAAFNNVFELLFTISFQRLLGFLFAPIAFIMGIPFSEAVDAGAIMATKLVTNEFVAMLDLSGGNYQFSERTLGILSVFLVSFANFSSIGIIAGAVKGLNEQQGNVVARFGLKLLYGATLVSILSGMIVSFIL; encoded by the coding sequence ATGCAATATGTTATTTCTATCTTAGGTATTCTTGTTGTATTGTTTTTAGCTTGGTTGGTAAGTTCAAATCGAAAAAAAGTAAAATTCAAACCCATTATCATCATGATTGTCATCCAAATTCTTTTATCACTATTACTGTTAAATACAGAATTTGGCTTAATCATCATCAAGGGAATTGCAGCTATATTTAACAAGTTGCTCGAATATGCAAATGAAGGCGTTACCTTTGTATTTGGTGGCATTGCAAATGAGGGAGAAGCCCCATTCTTCTTAACTGTATTACTACCAATTGTGTTCATTTCCGTATTAATTGGGATTCTACAATATCTAAAGATTCTACCTTTCATCATGAGGGGAATTGGATTTTTATTAAGTAAAGTGAATGGGATGGGGAAACTCGAATCCTATAATGCGTTTGCCTCACTGATGGTGGGACAATCAGAGGTTTTTATCACGCTTAAGAAACAACTGGCGATGCTATCAAAACAACGCCTCTATACGCTATGTGCTTCGGCGATGTCAACTGTATCCATGTCTATAGTTGGCGCTTATATGACAATGTTAGAGCCAAAATATGTTGTTACAGCACTAGTTTTAAATTTATTTGGTGGTTTTATCATAGCTTCTATTATTAATCCATATGAGGTAAAACCAAATGAAGATATTTTAGAAATACAAGCGACAGAAAAACAATCATTTTTTGAAATGATTGGCGAGTATATCCTTGATGGTTTTAAGGTAGCCATTATCGTTGGAGCTATGCTTATTGGGTTTATTGCATTAGTAGCAGCATTCAATAATGTATTTGAGTTATTGTTTACCATTTCCTTCCAACGTTTATTAGGCTTCCTTTTTGCTCCAATTGCCTTCATAATGGGAATTCCTTTTTCAGAGGCGGTCGATGCAGGAGCAATTATGGCAACTAAACTTGTGACGAATGAATTTGTCGCAATGTTGGATTTATCGGGTGGCAATTACCAGTTTAGTGAACGAACACTAGGAATTCTTTCTGTATTTCTAGTTTCATTCGCCAACTTCTCATCCATCGGTATTATTGCCGGGGCAGTCAAAGGGCTGAATGAACAGCAAGGGAATGTTGTTGCACGTTTTGGGTTGAAACTTTTATATGGTGCTACACTTGTCAGCATTCTTTCTGGCATGATTGTCAGTTTTATTTTATAA
- the mnmA gene encoding tRNA 2-thiouridine(34) synthase MnmA, whose product MATKDPKNIRVVVGMSGGVDSSVVALLLKQQGYDVIGIFMKNWDDTDENGVCTATEDYDDVIRVCNQIGIPYYAVNFEKQYWDQVFTYFLEEYKAGRTPNPDVMCNKEIKFKAFLEHAVNLGADYVATGHYARVVYRDGEYKMLRGIDQNKDQTYFLNQLSQEQLSKVLFPIGELEKSKVREIAMEAGLATATKKDSTGICFIGERNFKDFLSNYLPAKNGKMETFDGEVKGTHDGLMYYTIGQRHGLGIGGSGEPWFAIGKDLKRNVLYVGQGFHHEKLYSDSIIIDKVSWVSNIEKPQEFECTAKFRYRQEDHKVTVRLLENDQVQVLFHQPIRAITPGQSAVFYQGEECLGGGTIEKVFKNGEILTYVG is encoded by the coding sequence TTGGCAACAAAGGATCCAAAAAATATAAGAGTTGTTGTTGGAATGTCTGGTGGGGTGGACTCATCGGTTGTAGCCCTTCTTTTAAAACAGCAAGGCTATGATGTTATCGGTATTTTTATGAAAAACTGGGACGATACAGATGAAAATGGAGTTTGTACGGCTACTGAAGATTACGATGATGTTATTCGCGTCTGTAATCAAATAGGAATTCCATACTATGCTGTTAATTTTGAAAAACAATATTGGGACCAGGTTTTTACTTATTTTTTAGAGGAATATAAAGCTGGCCGAACACCTAATCCAGACGTCATGTGTAACAAAGAAATTAAATTTAAAGCCTTTTTAGAGCATGCGGTTAACCTTGGAGCTGACTATGTGGCAACAGGTCATTATGCTCGGGTTGTTTATCGTGATGGGGAATATAAAATGCTCCGGGGGATTGATCAAAATAAGGACCAGACCTATTTTCTTAACCAATTATCACAGGAACAGCTCAGCAAAGTACTGTTCCCGATAGGTGAACTTGAGAAATCCAAAGTTCGTGAAATTGCCATGGAAGCAGGCCTTGCGACTGCAACGAAAAAAGACAGTACTGGAATTTGCTTCATTGGCGAGCGGAATTTTAAAGATTTCTTAAGCAATTATCTTCCTGCTAAAAATGGGAAGATGGAAACCTTTGATGGTGAAGTTAAGGGTACGCATGATGGATTAATGTATTATACTATTGGCCAGCGCCACGGACTGGGAATTGGCGGTTCAGGTGAACCCTGGTTTGCAATCGGAAAAGATTTAAAACGTAATGTTCTTTATGTTGGGCAAGGGTTTCATCATGAAAAACTATATTCAGATTCCATTATCATCGACAAAGTCAGCTGGGTATCCAATATAGAGAAACCGCAGGAATTTGAATGCACAGCTAAATTCCGTTATCGTCAAGAAGATCATAAAGTGACTGTCCGCCTTTTGGAAAATGATCAAGTACAGGTGCTTTTCCATCAGCCAATAAGAGCGATTACACCGGGACAATCAGCTGTATTCTATCAAGGGGAAGAATGTCTGGGCGGTGGCACGATTGAAAAAGTATTCAAAAATGGTGAAATACTAACCTATGTTGGGTAA
- a CDS encoding IDEAL domain-containing protein — MLTNGNSVLKTGDWIKGKSGDGELIIGYIESQSILDGVVKVTVATSDNRETLGKTIQILSKNVRKLPLSKVVNKEEILFLIDLALSTRDEAWFIELSSKLNSINQLVDGVH; from the coding sequence ATGTTGACGAATGGTAATTCCGTTTTGAAAACAGGTGATTGGATTAAGGGAAAATCAGGGGATGGGGAATTAATAATTGGTTATATTGAGTCACAGAGTATTCTGGATGGAGTTGTTAAAGTAACGGTTGCTACGAGTGACAATCGCGAAACGCTTGGCAAAACAATTCAGATTTTAAGTAAAAATGTTAGGAAACTGCCACTTTCTAAAGTGGTAAACAAGGAAGAAATTTTATTTCTAATAGACTTAGCATTATCAACGAGGGATGAAGCATGGTTTATTGAGCTTTCTTCCAAGTTAAACTCAATCAATCAGCTTGTTGATGGAGTACATTAA
- a CDS encoding Rrf2 family transcriptional regulator yields MNSDFTLAIHSLTYLALQPDRMSTSDCISESAGVHPVRIRKVLSLLKKHGFIKSKEGTGGGFIFTLELSEVNLWDIYMITSEGALQPKCTDSNEKCIVGANMKSVLFTIFLGAEEHLGEYLKNYTIKEVVDLVNQEENSGCD; encoded by the coding sequence ATGAATAGTGATTTTACACTTGCCATTCATAGTTTAACTTATCTTGCGTTGCAGCCGGACCGTATGTCAACAAGTGATTGTATCTCAGAGAGTGCTGGTGTCCACCCAGTACGCATTCGTAAAGTGCTAAGCTTGTTAAAAAAACATGGATTTATAAAATCAAAAGAAGGAACCGGCGGAGGATTTATTTTTACTCTAGAGCTTAGTGAAGTTAATCTTTGGGATATATATATGATAACCTCTGAAGGTGCTTTGCAGCCTAAGTGTACTGATTCAAATGAAAAGTGTATTGTGGGAGCGAATATGAAAAGTGTATTATTTACAATTTTCTTAGGTGCGGAAGAACATTTGGGTGAATATTTAAAGAACTATACAATTAAAGAAGTTGTCGATCTTGTAAATCAAGAAGAAAATAGCGGCTGTGACTGA
- a CDS encoding BA3454 family stress response protein — protein MIEVFVTVNYKDKNYQTNVIVNKEMTWEKIKQLAEEQVKKQWGF, from the coding sequence ATGATTGAAGTATTCGTTACAGTTAATTATAAAGATAAAAATTATCAAACCAATGTCATTGTAAATAAAGAAATGACATGGGAAAAAATTAAACAGTTAGCAGAAGAACAAGTTAAAAAACAATGGGGTTTTTAA
- the spxA gene encoding transcriptional regulator SpxA, translating to MVNLYMTPSCTSCRKAKAWLEEHHIEYIERNILSNPLTVDEIKSILRLTEDGTNDIVSTRSKTFQELNVNIESLPLDEFYKLIIKYPQMLRRPIIQDEKRLQVGYNEEEIRSFLPRRLRTFSNVEWQKVAN from the coding sequence ATGGTTAATCTGTATATGACACCAAGTTGTACTTCTTGCAGAAAAGCAAAAGCTTGGCTTGAAGAACATCATATTGAGTATATTGAAAGAAACATATTATCCAATCCCCTTACAGTCGATGAGATTAAATCAATTCTTCGATTGACTGAAGATGGGACTAATGACATTGTTTCAACTAGATCAAAAACATTTCAAGAATTAAATGTAAATATTGAATCTCTTCCGCTTGATGAATTTTATAAATTAATAATCAAGTACCCTCAAATGTTGCGCCGGCCAATTATCCAAGACGAAAAAAGATTACAGGTTGGATATAACGAGGAAGAGATCCGCAGTTTTTTACCTCGTAGACTTCGCACATTTTCGAACGTCGAATGGCAAAAAGTGGCCAATTAA